A portion of the Syngnathoides biaculeatus isolate LvHL_M chromosome 7, ASM1980259v1, whole genome shotgun sequence genome contains these proteins:
- the rasl11b gene encoding ras-like protein family member 11B, which produces MRLIHNMTTIAECSTPDCSPPNRAIKIAVIGGGGVGKTALVVRFLTRRFIGDYERNAGNLYSREVQVDGEQVSLQVQDTPGVEMSDNGAVLSDHVSCSLQWADAVVLVYSVTDRRSFDLVSQLHQRVAQCGSGGPPVVLLANKADLVHLRGVDPQQGPLLAGALGCAFYEVSASEDYSQVHEAFHRLCCQLAKRRPPASQPAEKRRPKSPNMQDLKRRFKQALSAKVRTVTSV; this is translated from the exons ATGCGTTTAATCCACAACATGACGACCATCGCGGAGTGCTCAACGCCGGACTGCTCGCCACCCAACCGGGCGATCAAAATCGCCGTGATCGGAGGTGGCGGCGTGGGCAAAACCG CGCTCGTTGTTCGCTTCCTGACGAGGAGGTTTATTGGGGACTACGAGAGGAATGCTG gcAACCTGTACTCCAGAGAGGTCCAAGTGGACGGCGAGCAAGTCAGCCTCCAGGTTCAGGACACGCCCGGCGTTGAG atgAGCGACAACGGCGCGGTCCTGTCCGACCACGTGTCGTGCTCGCTGCAGTGGGCCGACGCGGTGGTGCTGGTGTACTCCGTCACGGACCGCCGCAGCTTCGACCTGGTGTCGCAGTTGCATCAGCGGGTGGCGCAGTGCGGTAGCGGCGGGCCCCCCGTGGTCCTGCTGGCCAACAAGGCGGACCTGGTCCACCTGCGGGGCGTGGACCCCCAGCAGGGCCCCCTGCTGGCCGGCGCGCTGGGCTGCGCCTTCTACGAGGTGTCGGCCAGCGAGGACTACAGCCAGGTCCACGAGGCCTTCCACCGGCTGTGCTGTCAGCTGGCCAAGCGGCGCCCGCCCGCGTCGCAGCCCGCCGAGAAACGGCGGCCCAAGTCGCCCAACATGCAGGACCTGAAGCGGCGCTTCAAGCAGGCGCTCTCCGCCAAGGTCCGGACGGTCACATCCGtgtga